A genomic segment from Glycine max cultivar Williams 82 chromosome 1, Glycine_max_v4.0, whole genome shotgun sequence encodes:
- the LOC100817095 gene encoding thioredoxin H2, which produces MGANLSNVENAHKSSGHLLTFHSTAKWKTHFDASKQTNKLMVIDFTATWCGPCKSMDPIIQEYAAKYTNVEFIKIDVDELMEVSQEFKVQAMPTFILIKKGKVVDKVVGAKKEELQKLIEKHLN; this is translated from the exons ATGGGAGCCAACTTATCCAACGTGGAGAATGCTCATAAATCATCCGGCCACCTTCTCACCTTCCATTCCACCGCTAAATGGAAGACTCACTTTGATGCCTCCAAACAAACTAACAAGTTG ATGGTGATCGATTTCACGGCTACATGGTGTGGACCTTGCAAATCCATGGACCCAATTATCCAAGAGTATGCTGCAAAGTACACCAACGTGGAATTCATCAAAATTGATGTGGATGAATTGATG GAGGTCTCTCAAGAATTCAAGGTGCAGGCAATGCCAACATTCATATTGATAAAGAAAGGCAAAGTTGTTGATAAGGTGGTGGGTGCAAAAAAGGAAGAGCTGCAAAAGCTTATTGAGAAACATCTAAATTAA